ACTTATTTTGATAAAATTTTGTATGAATTTTCAATAAAATAATAGATTTTGCTTGTGAAAAATGAAGGAAATTAAAAAAATATATCGAATATTATATCGAATATTATATATAAATGTGTTCATATAACTAATTTAGTAAATGTGAGGTGTATAACCCAAAAAAACTCGTGTCAAAGATAAAAAACTCGTGTTAAAAATAAGCAAGATGGCTTCAAGGCACTCATCTACATGCACCGATATGATGAGTTTACGGTGGCAAGGGTAAGAACTGACTATTTACATAAACTGCAGAAATCCTATGAAGCAGAGATTAAGAGGCTGGATATTGTCATTGACTCCAATGCTTCTCAGAGGGAAAAGGCCAATGCAAGGAAGAAAAAGGAGAAGATACTAAAACAGATAGATGAATGCTTGCAGTATGACCAGGTAATCGCCCATGTTGCAAACCAGAGGATAAAGATAGATTTAGATGACGGGGTAAGTGTAAACTATGCTAAGTTCCAGGGAATTGAGATACCTCAGGGTGAAGGCAGGAAGCTATTGAAAGCGGACTTGCTGGCGAAAATATAGTTAACAGGAGGTTTTCGTATGACTACAGATGAAATAAAGAAGATAATTCAAAATGGGGAAAATTCGTATATTGAGTTCAAAGAAGAGGAAATAAAAGCAAAAGAACTGGCGGAGGAGATTGTTGCCTTTTCCAATTCAGAAGGAGGTATGATTCTTATTGGGGTTGATGATGAAGGAAATATAAAAGGGGTAAAAGATGATAAGATAGAAGAAACGGTGATGAATATATGCAGAAATAATTGTATTCCTCATATTATTCCTTTGTATGAAAACATAGAAGTAGAAGGGAAGAGGATTGCGGTTATTACTGTCCCTAAGGGGCTTAATAAGCCATATTATACTGCTGACCATAAATATTATATACGGGTGGGCACCACAAAGAGGATTGCATCAAAGGAGGAATTGCTGCGGCTTTTTGAGGCAGGAGGAAGCCTCCATTTTGATATTTCTCCCGTTGAAGGAACATCTATCAAAGATTTAAACACCGATATTATTAGAGATTACTTTATGAAGTATAACACATTTGATTTGCTTGAAGAGCCTGAGGAATCTGTAGAAAGGATACTGGTAAATGCAGACATCCTTAAAGAGGTTGATGGCAGAAAACTCTGTACTGTGGGGGGACTGCTGGTATTTGGCAAAAACCCTGAAAAGCACCTTCCGCAGAATGGAGTGAGTTTTGCTCATTTTAAAGGCAATGAAATCACGGATGAATTAATTGATAAAAAGATAATAACTGGAAGAATTCAGGATATTGCGGAACAATTGATGGTTGTGATAAAAAATAATATGCTTATCCCGTCGGTAATTAACGGTCTGAAAAGGGAAGATAAGGAAGAATATCCCATGATTGTTATGAGGGAAGCCATCGTAAACTCGCTGGTGCACAGAAATTACAGCATCAGCGGGTCTAAAATAAGGGTTCTTATGTATGATGACCGTATAGAGTTTAGAAGCCCGGGAAGGCTCCCTAATACGGTAACAATAGAGAAGATGAAGATAGGGGTTTCCTATGCCCGAAACCCTTTCCTTGTTAAGTACATGGAAAATATGAGATATATTGACCAGTTGGGAAGAGGCATACCAATGATACTAAAAAAAATGAAGGAAGCAGGGGCAAAAGAACCATTACTCATGGAGCAGGGAGAAGAGTTTGTTTTGACAATATATAAAGCATAAATAATTGTCTGTTGATGAGGCCATGAATTATTAATTTTTATAGTAGATAGGTGATTTTAATGGATTTAACTCAGGTAAAAATGCTTCTTGAAGATACTTTTAATAAAGAATTGAGTGAAGGGAAGAAACGCCATATTGTTTTCTGGTATGACGGTGATGGGGAATTCAAGGAAGATATAGATGAACTAAATCTTGAAAATGCAAAGATAATTAAATTAA
The genomic region above belongs to Acetivibrio saccincola and contains:
- a CDS encoding BREX-1 system adenine-specific DNA-methyltransferase PglX — its product is MARVRTDYLHKLQKSYEAEIKRLDIVIDSNASQREKANARKKKEKILKQIDECLQYDQVIAHVANQRIKIDLDDGVSVNYAKFQGIEIPQGEGRKLLKADLLAKI
- a CDS encoding RNA-binding domain-containing protein, with the translated sequence MTTDEIKKIIQNGENSYIEFKEEEIKAKELAEEIVAFSNSEGGMILIGVDDEGNIKGVKDDKIEETVMNICRNNCIPHIIPLYENIEVEGKRIAVITVPKGLNKPYYTADHKYYIRVGTTKRIASKEELLRLFEAGGSLHFDISPVEGTSIKDLNTDIIRDYFMKYNTFDLLEEPEESVERILVNADILKEVDGRKLCTVGGLLVFGKNPEKHLPQNGVSFAHFKGNEITDELIDKKIITGRIQDIAEQLMVVIKNNMLIPSVINGLKREDKEEYPMIVMREAIVNSLVHRNYSISGSKIRVLMYDDRIEFRSPGRLPNTVTIEKMKIGVSYARNPFLVKYMENMRYIDQLGRGIPMILKKMKEAGAKEPLLMEQGEEFVLTIYKA